The sequence below is a genomic window from Campylobacter sp. MIT 12-8780.
GTATTTTGCTTTAAGTTGGTTTCAGTCATCAAGCCTAAGATTATGGCATTAAAAAGCACAACAGATGAGATAAGATAATTTGTAAATTTTGAATTTATAAAATTTTCAAATTTATGTAAAAGTTTGAGCATTTTAATCCCTTTCACCCTAAAAATTTAAGCTTATCTTACTTAACTTAAAATGGTTTGTGCCAAATTTGTAAAGCTATAATCTACCTCTAAATTGATTTGAACTCTTCCATTTTGCTTTATAGTCTTTATCAACAAACATAACTTTAAGCTGCGCGCTTGACTCATTTTTTACCCAAGTTATGGTTGAACTTGCACTATTTTCGTTGTCTGTATAAAACCACAAAGCGTCGTTTTTGGCTTTATAATCCTTATCTACAACATATACGAGTATATCAGCTCTATGTTCTGAAGTAACTTCGCAGCATTTTATTTTGGCTGTGCCTGTATTTTTAACGAAAATTTTTGCCATTTTTACTCCTTGTTTGGAAAAATTGATTTGTAATCATAACAAATTATACTTAAACAATAATAAAATATATTTTATCAATAATTTAAAATTCTATAATAGTTTTTATGAAAGTATATGAAAGAATCAATGAAATTTTAAAAGCTAAAAAAATCACGAAAAAAGAGCTCGCCCAAAGACTTATAAACCTTGATATGAGAGCAAACAAAACCGGCGAAGTGCCGACTTTTTCAAGTATTTATGCGTATTTAAATGGCAACATAGACTTAAAAGCTGATATGCTTCCCTTTATTGCTGAGGCTTTAGGAGTGTGCGAGCAAGAGTTTTTTAGCACTGAAGATGAAAGTGATAAAATCATACAAAAAATTTATGCTAAAGATGAGAGTATGTATAAGTATAAAAAGATTATTGCTTTGCTAGAATACGCTTCGCCAAAAACGATCAAAGTCTTAGAACAAGCCCTTTTTCAGCATAAAATCAAAACCGATGAATTTAACAAAAATATACAAAAAATTTTTTAAACCCAGCAAATGAGAGGTTTTTATAAACTTGATTTTATATCTAAGTTATAAAAACCTAAATAACTTGAATTTAAAAATCAAAAAGCTCGCCAAGCCAGCTTTCTTTTTTCTTTTTATGATAGCTACCATGTTGATAGTTGTTATTGTAGTTTTGATTGTAATTTTGTGGATTGTGATTGTGTTGAGTTTGCGTGCCATTTCGCTCGATGATCTTATCAAGCTCCCCACGATCAAGCCAAACCCCACGACACTTAGGGCAGTAATCAATCTCCACACCATTTCTCTCGCTCATAATTAAATCAACGCCATTGCATACAGGACAAAGCATATCTACTCCTTGTTTTTTGATAAGTCTTAATCTTAAGATTTTTTGGTAAATGCTATTTAAATTTTTCTTACAAAATATACCTTTTTTATTAAAAATATTTGCTTAATTCAGTATAATTTTAACCAAAAATAAAAGTTCAAAATGCTATAATTGCCCTCAAAATTCAAGGAAAAACCATGCCAAAAAGAAGTGATTTTCATACTATTTTACTTATAGGTAGCGGTCCTATAGTTATAGGGCAGGCTTGTGAGTTTGATTATTCTGGTACTCAGGCAGCTAAAACGCTTAAGCAGTTAGGATATAAGGTTGTGCTGATTAATTCAAATCCGGCTACTATCATGACTGATCCAGAATTTGCTGATGCTACTTATATAGAGCCTATTAGCAAAGAAAGTATTTTAAGGATTATCAAAAAAGAAAAAATTGATGCGATTTTGCCTACTATGGGCGGACAGGTGGCTTTAAATGTGGCTATGGAACTTTTTGAAAGTGAGGATTTTAAGAAGGACTTTAGCCATGTGAAATTTCTTGGAGCAAAGCCAGAAGCCATTAAAAAGGGCGAGGATAGACAGGTTTTTAAAGAATGTATGAAAAAAATTGGCATGGATTTACCAAAGTCTATGTATGCTTATGATTATGATGAGGCTTTAAAGGCAGTTGATGATATAGGTTTTCCTTTGATGATACGCGCTTCTTATACGCTTGGTGGGGCAGGTTCAGGAGTGGTGTATAATTTAGATGAGTTTAAAGAACTTGCCACAGCAGCTTTAGCTCTTAGTCCAATCCATGAAATTCTCATAGAAGAAAGCTTGCTTGGCTGGAAAGAATATGAGATGGAAGTCATACGCGATAAAAATGATAATTGTATCATAGTGTGTAGTATAGAAAATTTTGATCCTATGGGCGTGCATACTGGAGATAGTATTACCATAGCTCCAGCCTTAACCTTAACCGATAAAGAATACCAAGTTATGCGAAATGCTAGCTTTGCCATTTTAAGAGAAATAGGCGTAGATACAGGCGGCTCAAATGTGCAATTTGCCGTCAATCCAAAAAATGGACGCATGATCGTTATAGAAATGAATCCAAGAGTATCTCGCTCTTCAGCTCTTGCAAGCAAGGCTACAGGCTATCCTATAGCAAAAGTAGCTACACTTTTAGCCGTAGGCTTTAGCTTAGATGAGATTAAAAATGACATCACAGGAACCCCAGCTAGCTTTGAGCCGGCGATTGATTATATAGTCACAAAAATTCCTCGTTTTGCCTTTGAGAAATTCCCAAATGCAGACTCAAAGCTTGGCACAGCGATGAAAAGTGTGGGCGAGGTGATGGCTATAGGAAGCACCTTTAAAGAAAGCATACAAAAAGCCCTTTGCTCACTTGAAAAAGGATATTTTGGTTTTAATTTTATAAAAGCTGATAAAAATGAGCTTGTTTTTAATATAAGAAATGCTAATGAAAAACGCTTGCTTTACCTAGCACAAGCTTTTAGAGAGGGCTTTAGTGTGGCTGAAGTTCATGAGCTTTGTAAGATCGATACTTGGTTTTTAGAGCAAATCAAAGAGATAGTGGAGTTTGAAAAATGCATAGACATGGATATATTAAATGATAAAGCCTTGCTTAGAAAAGCTAAGGCTATGGGCTTTTCTGATAAAATGCTTGCCTTGCTTGTGAATTTAAAAGATAATTTAGAGCTTTCTCAAAATGATATATATTATGCAAGATTAAGACAAAAGATCAATCTTAATTATAATGAAGTAGATACTTGTGCAGGCGAGTTTAAAGCCCTTACACCTTATCTTTACTCAAGCACAAGTATCAATGAATTTACTCAAAATAAAAGTGAAACTCTAGCCAAAAAAGACAAAAAAGAAAAAAAAGTCATGATCATAGGAGGAGGACCTAACCGCATAGGGCAGGGCATTGAGTTTGATTATGCTTGTGTGCATGCTTCTTTTGCCTTAAATGATCTAGGCATTAAAACCATTATGTATAATTGCAATCCAGAAACAGTAAGCACTGATTATGATACTAGCGATATTTTGTATTTTGAGCCTATTGATTTTGAGCATTTAAGAGCTGTGGTTGAAAGAGAAAAGCCAGATGGAGTGATAGTGCATTTTGGGGGACAAACCCCTTTAAAATTTGCTAAACGCCTTAGTGCTTTTGGAGCTAAGATTATAGGCACTTCAGCAAGAGTGATAGATTTGGCTGAAGATAGAAAGAAATTTGCTGAGTTTTGTGAAAAACTAGGTATAAAACAGCCTAAGAATGCCACTGCAACAAGTGTTGAAGAAGCTGTGCTTAAGGCAAGCGATATTGCTTATCCGGTTTTAGTTCGCCCAAGCTATGTTTTAGGCGGACGTGCGATGAGAGTGGTGCATAATGAAGCTGAGCTAAGACTTTACATGCAAGAAGCTGTTGATGTGAGCGATAAAAGCCCGGTTTTAATCGATCAGTTTTTAGATAATGCTACTGAGCTTGATGTTGATGCGCTTAGTGATGGTAAAGATGTGTATGTGGCTGGTATTATGGAACATATTGAAGAAGCTGGCATTCATAGTGGGGATTCTGCTTGTTCTTTGCCCCCGCTTAATATCAGTGAAAAAGTGCAAAATGAAATCAGAGAAAAAACCAAAGACATAGCCTTAAATTTAGGCGTTGTGGGCTTGCTTAATATACAATTTGCCCTTTTAAATGATGAGCTTTTTATGATAGAGGTTAATCCTAGAGCAAGCAGAACCGTGCCTTTTGTAAGCAAGGCTACAGGCGTGCCTTTAGCAAAGATAGCCACTAGAATAATGTGGCAAGGCAATTTAAAAGAAGCCTTGAAATTTTATGATAATTTTGCTGTGATTGAGGAAAAAAATGGCATTTTTGTGCCTAAGGATTTAGGCTTTGTGAGCGTAAAAGAAGCGGTATTTCCTTTTGCTAAACTTAATGGAAGCGATTTGGACTTAGGACCTGAAATGCGTTCAACTGGCGAGGTTATGGGTATAAGCAAGGACTTTGCAAATTCTTACGCAAAAAGTCAAATTTCAGCCTTTAACCACCTACCAAAAAAAGGAAATGTGTTTATCTCTTTAAAAGAAGGCGATAAAAAATACGCCAAAAACCTTGCAAAAGCTTATAGTGATCTAGGCTTTAAACTCATAGCCACAGCTGGCACTTGCAAAGAAATCCAAAATGCAGGCTTTGAATGCGAGCTAGTCTATAAAATTTCAGAAGGACGCCCAAATGTAGAGGATAAGCTCAAAAACAACGAGATAGCCCTAGTGATTAACACCAGCGACGAGCACAGCTTTAAAGATGATACCAAAAAAATAAGAGCAAATATCATTCGCTTTAAAATTCCATATTTTACAAACCTAAGAGGAGCCCTAGCTGGTGCAAAGTCGATTAAAGCAGTGCAAAATGAAAGCTATTTAGAAGTAAAAAGCTTGCAGGATTATTTAAAAAAATGAAAAATAACTTAGATTTTAAGCAATTTTTAGCCACCTTAAAGCCTAGTAATAAAAATTTAGCCTTTTATGTTGATTGGCAAAAGTGCTTAAAAATTAAGATAGAATTAATAAGCAATAATTTTTGTAAATTTATATTATAATGAGAAACGATGAAAACAAAGGCTTTATTTTTAGATCGTGATGGTGTGATTAATATTGATAAAAAATATGTGTATAAACAAGAAGATTTTGAGTTTTGCGAAGGGATTTTTCCTTTGTGTGAATTTTTTATACAAGAAGGCTTTAAAATCTTTGTGATCACGAATCAATCAGGCATCGCAAGGGGCTATTACACTGAAGCTGATTTTGCAAAGTTAAGCCAATTTATGTGTGAAAGTTTTAAAAAACAAGGCATACAAATCACTAAAATATATCATTGTCCGCACCTAGAAAATTGTGAGTGCAGAAAACCAAAGCCGGGTATGCTTTTAAAAGCCCAGCTTGAATTTGACATCAATATGCAAGATTCAGTTTTTATAGGCGATAATTTAAGCGATATGCAAGCAGGTTTAGCCGCAAAAATCGGCACCTTAGTGCTTTTAAGTGAAGATAAAAACATAAATAATGAACCAACAAAAGAGTATTTTGAAATTTGCAAAAACTTAAATTTGGCTTTGGTATTTTTAAAAAAGAAATTGAAAGGATAAAATGAAGATAGTTATCACAGGAGGAGCTGGATTTATAGGCTCGCAACTTGCTTTAGCCTTGCAAGATAAACATGAAA
It includes:
- a CDS encoding helix-turn-helix domain-containing protein; this encodes MKVYERINEILKAKKITKKELAQRLINLDMRANKTGEVPTFSSIYAYLNGNIDLKADMLPFIAEALGVCEQEFFSTEDESDKIIQKIYAKDESMYKYKKIIALLEYASPKTIKVLEQALFQHKIKTDEFNKNIQKIF
- the carB gene encoding carbamoyl-phosphate synthase large subunit, producing MPKRSDFHTILLIGSGPIVIGQACEFDYSGTQAAKTLKQLGYKVVLINSNPATIMTDPEFADATYIEPISKESILRIIKKEKIDAILPTMGGQVALNVAMELFESEDFKKDFSHVKFLGAKPEAIKKGEDRQVFKECMKKIGMDLPKSMYAYDYDEALKAVDDIGFPLMIRASYTLGGAGSGVVYNLDEFKELATAALALSPIHEILIEESLLGWKEYEMEVIRDKNDNCIIVCSIENFDPMGVHTGDSITIAPALTLTDKEYQVMRNASFAILREIGVDTGGSNVQFAVNPKNGRMIVIEMNPRVSRSSALASKATGYPIAKVATLLAVGFSLDEIKNDITGTPASFEPAIDYIVTKIPRFAFEKFPNADSKLGTAMKSVGEVMAIGSTFKESIQKALCSLEKGYFGFNFIKADKNELVFNIRNANEKRLLYLAQAFREGFSVAEVHELCKIDTWFLEQIKEIVEFEKCIDMDILNDKALLRKAKAMGFSDKMLALLVNLKDNLELSQNDIYYARLRQKINLNYNEVDTCAGEFKALTPYLYSSTSINEFTQNKSETLAKKDKKEKKVMIIGGGPNRIGQGIEFDYACVHASFALNDLGIKTIMYNCNPETVSTDYDTSDILYFEPIDFEHLRAVVEREKPDGVIVHFGGQTPLKFAKRLSAFGAKIIGTSARVIDLAEDRKKFAEFCEKLGIKQPKNATATSVEEAVLKASDIAYPVLVRPSYVLGGRAMRVVHNEAELRLYMQEAVDVSDKSPVLIDQFLDNATELDVDALSDGKDVYVAGIMEHIEEAGIHSGDSACSLPPLNISEKVQNEIREKTKDIALNLGVVGLLNIQFALLNDELFMIEVNPRASRTVPFVSKATGVPLAKIATRIMWQGNLKEALKFYDNFAVIEEKNGIFVPKDLGFVSVKEAVFPFAKLNGSDLDLGPEMRSTGEVMGISKDFANSYAKSQISAFNHLPKKGNVFISLKEGDKKYAKNLAKAYSDLGFKLIATAGTCKEIQNAGFECELVYKISEGRPNVEDKLKNNEIALVINTSDEHSFKDDTKKIRANIIRFKIPYFTNLRGALAGAKSIKAVQNESYLEVKSLQDYLKK
- a CDS encoding DUF6150 family protein, which encodes MAKIFVKNTGTAKIKCCEVTSEHRADILVYVVDKDYKAKNDALWFYTDNENSASSTITWVKNESSAQLKVMFVDKDYKAKWKSSNQFRGRL
- a CDS encoding D-glycero-alpha-D-manno-heptose-1,7-bisphosphate 7-phosphatase, with amino-acid sequence MKTKALFLDRDGVINIDKKYVYKQEDFEFCEGIFPLCEFFIQEGFKIFVITNQSGIARGYYTEADFAKLSQFMCESFKKQGIQITKIYHCPHLENCECRKPKPGMLLKAQLEFDINMQDSVFIGDNLSDMQAGLAAKIGTLVLLSEDKNINNEPTKEYFEICKNLNLALVFLKKKLKG
- a CDS encoding TFIIB-type zinc ribbon-containing protein, with the translated sequence MLCPVCNGVDLIMSERNGVEIDYCPKCRGVWLDRGELDKIIERNGTQTQHNHNPQNYNQNYNNNYQHGSYHKKKKESWLGELFDF